In Thioclava sp. GXIMD2076, one DNA window encodes the following:
- the queF gene encoding preQ(1) synthase has product MSESIYSHLTQLGGETQLPTSPDQAVLERVPNPHKGTGYTVRFVAPEFTSLCPMTGQPDFAHLVIDYVPRDWLVESKSLKLFLGSFRNHGDFHEACTVGIGKRLAETLDPEWLRIGGYWYPRGGIPIDVFFQTGPQPEGIWIPDQGVPPYRGRG; this is encoded by the coding sequence ATGAGCGAGTCTATCTATAGCCATCTGACCCAGCTGGGGGGCGAGACACAGCTGCCGACCTCCCCCGATCAGGCGGTGCTGGAGCGCGTGCCCAATCCGCATAAGGGCACCGGATATACGGTGCGCTTCGTGGCGCCCGAATTCACCTCGCTCTGCCCGATGACCGGACAGCCCGATTTCGCACATCTGGTGATCGACTATGTGCCTCGCGACTGGCTGGTGGAATCGAAATCGTTGAAACTCTTCCTCGGTTCGTTCCGCAATCACGGCGATTTCCACGAGGCCTGCACCGTGGGCATCGGCAAACGTCTGGCCGAGACGCTGGATCCCGAATGGCTGCGCATCGGCGGCTACTGGTATCCGCGCGGCGGCATCCCGATCGACGTCTTCTTCCAGACAGGCCCGCAGCCCGAAGGCATCTGGATCCCCGATCAGGGTGTTCCGCCCTATCGCGGTCGCGGCTGA
- a CDS encoding DUF2927 domain-containing protein, with product MTAGTAFALLAGCTVEPAKVKPSVRASSAAFAASHDDISSKVIQRAPTTGMAGNSQLATDFLELGFQLESGRPLAQFTRFEGPISVTLKGNVPPRAPSELGTLISRLQSEAGIPVTAKPGNANRINVEFVPRREMKGLVPAVACFVTPNAASWEDYRKTRRTALSDWTRVTQRRQASVFIPADVSAQELHDCLNEEISQALGPLNDLYRIPDSVWNDDNFVSTLTRHDMTILRAWYDPALHSGMSQPEVMSALPSVLSRINPAGGQFSRVLSDPTPRSYENAVNRAMGAGGARGRQAAAKQAIEIAAAQGWTDTRMGFAWYLLGRLSPNNPDQALQAYLQASEYFAITPRAYMQTAHTDMQLAAYALGSGRAQQAMQLSTRGLLNASQSGNGELSAQLMTIRAKAQKTVGSSQILAFAD from the coding sequence TTGACTGCGGGAACCGCCTTCGCGCTTCTGGCCGGTTGTACGGTCGAGCCGGCAAAGGTCAAGCCGTCGGTACGCGCCTCCAGCGCGGCCTTTGCGGCATCACATGACGATATATCGTCGAAAGTGATCCAGCGGGCACCTACAACCGGTATGGCGGGTAACAGCCAGCTGGCAACCGATTTTCTGGAGCTTGGCTTCCAGCTGGAATCGGGTCGCCCACTGGCACAGTTCACGCGCTTCGAGGGACCGATCTCGGTAACGCTCAAGGGCAATGTTCCGCCACGCGCACCGAGCGAATTGGGCACATTGATCTCCCGGTTACAAAGCGAGGCCGGTATTCCGGTGACCGCGAAGCCCGGAAATGCCAACCGGATCAATGTCGAATTTGTTCCGCGCCGCGAGATGAAGGGCCTCGTTCCGGCTGTTGCCTGCTTCGTGACGCCCAATGCGGCCAGCTGGGAAGACTACCGCAAGACACGGCGCACGGCCCTCTCGGACTGGACCCGTGTGACGCAGCGCCGTCAGGCATCGGTCTTCATTCCGGCAGATGTCAGCGCTCAGGAGCTGCATGATTGCCTGAACGAGGAAATTAGTCAGGCTCTCGGACCGCTCAACGATCTCTACCGTATTCCGGATTCAGTCTGGAATGACGATAATTTCGTCTCGACGCTGACCCGCCACGACATGACGATCCTGCGCGCTTGGTATGATCCGGCGCTCCACTCGGGCATGAGCCAGCCAGAGGTCATGTCGGCGCTGCCCTCGGTTCTGTCGCGCATCAATCCGGCCGGTGGCCAGTTCAGCCGCGTGCTGTCCGATCCGACGCCGCGCAGCTACGAGAATGCGGTCAATCGGGCGATGGGTGCAGGTGGGGCGCGGGGCCGTCAGGCCGCGGCCAAACAGGCGATCGAGATTGCCGCAGCTCAGGGCTGGACCGATACGCGCATGGGCTTTGCGTGGTATCTTCTGGGCCGGCTGTCGCCCAACAATCCCGATCAGGCCCTGCAGGCCTATCTACAGGCTTCCGAATATTTCGCCATCACGCCACGCGCCTATATGCAGACCGCCCATACGGATATGCAGCTTGCCGCCTATGCGCTCGGTTCGGGCCGTGCGCAACAGGCCATGCAACTCAGCACCCGTGGCCTGCTAAATGCCAGCCAGTCCGGCAATGGTGAACTCTCGGCCCAGCTGATGACCATCCGCGCCAAGGCGCAGAAGACAGTCGGTTCCAGCCAGATTTTGGCCTTCGCGGACTGA
- a CDS encoding VWA domain-containing protein, with product MFHPFLAQLRRHQVPVSLREYLTFLEGLTTGLCLYDLEAFYFFARSSLVKNEAHIDRFDQAFSTIFQGVEELSLEDVVTALDLPQDWLTKLAETTLTDTEKAEIAGTGSFEQLMETLRQRLEKQKSRHQGGNKWVGTAGRSPFGAYGYNPEGVRIGQDRSREKRAVKVWDRREFRNFDDSLELGTRNIKVALRRLRQWVRDGAEAELDLDHTIRASADAGYIDVKTRPERRNGVKLLLFLDVGGSMDAHVAMVDELFSALKTEFRQFRHFYFHNCLYEEVWTENRRRFTDKIPTWDILNQYGSDYRCIFVGDAAMSPYEIAIKGGANEHWNEETGEVWLRRARSQWPRHIWLNPAPERYWEHTRSTAMISDIFDNRMFPLTLEGITRATKALS from the coding sequence ATGTTCCACCCCTTCCTCGCACAGTTACGTCGCCATCAGGTGCCTGTGTCCCTGCGGGAATACCTGACCTTTCTTGAAGGGTTAACGACGGGGCTATGCCTTTATGATCTGGAGGCATTCTATTTCTTCGCGCGATCCTCCCTGGTCAAGAACGAGGCGCATATAGACCGTTTCGATCAGGCGTTTTCTACAATTTTCCAAGGCGTTGAGGAACTTTCTTTAGAAGATGTCGTAACAGCCCTTGATCTGCCGCAGGACTGGCTGACAAAACTGGCCGAGACCACGCTCACTGATACCGAGAAAGCGGAGATCGCGGGAACGGGCAGTTTCGAGCAGTTGATGGAGACCTTGCGCCAGCGTCTGGAAAAGCAGAAATCCCGCCATCAAGGGGGCAATAAATGGGTGGGCACTGCGGGGCGCTCGCCTTTTGGCGCCTATGGATACAACCCTGAAGGGGTGCGGATCGGGCAGGATAGATCCCGCGAAAAACGGGCTGTAAAAGTCTGGGACCGAAGGGAATTCCGGAATTTCGATGACAGTCTCGAACTGGGGACGCGCAATATCAAGGTCGCGCTGCGCAGGCTCCGGCAATGGGTCCGCGACGGGGCTGAGGCCGAACTTGACCTCGACCACACGATCCGCGCCTCGGCGGATGCGGGCTATATCGATGTGAAAACCCGCCCCGAACGACGCAACGGCGTGAAACTTCTTCTGTTTCTGGATGTCGGCGGATCGATGGATGCGCATGTGGCGATGGTGGACGAACTGTTCTCGGCCCTGAAGACCGAATTTCGTCAGTTCCGGCATTTCTACTTCCATAACTGCCTCTATGAGGAGGTCTGGACCGAAAACCGCCGCCGCTTCACCGACAAGATCCCGACCTGGGACATCCTCAACCAGTATGGTTCCGATTATCGCTGTATCTTTGTAGGCGATGCCGCCATGTCTCCCTATGAGATCGCCATCAAAGGCGGCGCGAACGAACACTGGAACGAGGAAACCGGCGAGGTCTGGCTACGCCGCGCCCGCAGCCAATGGCCGCGCCATATCTGGCTCAACCCCGCGCCCGAGCGCTACTGGGAACATACCCGATCCACTGCCATGATCTCCGATATCTTTGATAACCGTATGTTTCCTCTCACATTGGAGGGAATAACCCGAGCCACGAAGGCCCTCTCATGA
- a CDS encoding DedA family protein has translation MTQELTDELLLLLPVWGPWLVALVTFCSCLALPVPASLVMLAGGAFVASGDLHLWSLAPAALGGALAGDRSGYAIGRLLARRLPEPESKRARLMAKAITRLDRNGGWAIFLSRWLFSPLGPYVNFAAGTARYPRHRFWVASIAGEAVWVTLYLGLGMLFGANLSAAADLAGSMIGTIAAATVAVLLGRWLWRSVRRKVDETGAEAPASQPIGSLRE, from the coding sequence ATGACGCAGGAGCTGACCGACGAGCTTCTTTTGCTACTGCCGGTCTGGGGACCGTGGCTGGTGGCACTTGTCACCTTCTGCAGCTGCCTCGCGCTGCCGGTGCCTGCCTCGCTCGTGATGCTGGCCGGTGGCGCCTTCGTGGCCTCGGGCGATCTGCATCTGTGGAGCCTCGCCCCTGCCGCTCTGGGCGGTGCGCTGGCCGGAGACCGCAGCGGCTATGCGATCGGGCGGCTTCTGGCGCGCCGTCTGCCCGAACCGGAGAGCAAGCGCGCCCGCCTGATGGCCAAAGCCATCACCCGTCTCGACCGCAATGGCGGCTGGGCGATCTTCCTGTCTCGCTGGTTGTTCTCGCCCTTGGGGCCCTATGTCAATTTCGCCGCAGGCACCGCGCGTTATCCGCGCCACAGGTTCTGGGTGGCGTCCATTGCCGGTGAGGCGGTCTGGGTGACGCTCTATCTCGGGCTCGGTATGCTCTTCGGCGCCAATCTGTCTGCGGCCGCCGATCTGGCTGGCAGCATGATCGGCACGATTGCCGCGGCCACCGTAGCCGTTTTGCTGGGCCGCTGGCTCTGGCGCTCTGTCCGGCGTAAGGTGGATGAAACCGGCGCGGAGGCCCCCGCGTCCCAACCGATCGGATCACTTCGCGAATGA
- a CDS encoding M48 family metallopeptidase, with product MTRLLVLLLPVIVAVVMWKYSAWSGARSLDRNSTRLRDPALLALVDRLAAAMELAHIPVHIHETPVVNGLAAPDGRVFLTRGFLRRYEAGEVTGEELISVVAHELGHVALGHSKRRMIDFSGQNLIRMLLTTVLGRLIPVIGPLIANMATKALAARLSQQDEYEADEFATALLIKAGFSADPQISLFEKLDALTQQGPRMTPAWLLTHPETHRRIEVIRTNVAKWTGPRLSKP from the coding sequence ATGACCCGCCTTCTGGTTCTGCTCCTGCCCGTTATCGTAGCGGTTGTGATGTGGAAATATTCCGCATGGTCGGGGGCGCGTAGCCTCGACCGCAACTCGACGCGCCTGCGTGATCCTGCGCTGCTGGCACTGGTGGACAGGCTGGCCGCTGCGATGGAACTGGCCCATATCCCTGTCCATATCCACGAGACGCCGGTGGTCAACGGGCTGGCCGCGCCCGACGGACGGGTGTTCCTGACGCGCGGATTCCTGCGCCGCTATGAGGCGGGCGAGGTCACGGGCGAGGAGCTGATCTCGGTGGTGGCGCACGAGCTGGGGCATGTAGCGCTCGGTCATTCAAAACGGCGGATGATCGACTTTTCGGGCCAGAACCTGATCCGGATGCTGCTTACGACCGTTCTGGGGCGCCTGATTCCCGTGATCGGGCCGCTAATTGCCAATATGGCGACCAAGGCGCTGGCCGCGCGGCTCAGCCAGCAGGATGAATACGAGGCCGACGAGTTTGCCACAGCCCTTCTGATCAAGGCAGGCTTCAGCGCCGATCCGCAGATCAGCCTTTTCGAGAAACTCGATGCTCTGACCCAGCAGGGCCCACGGATGACACCCGCCTGGCTGCTGACCCATCCCGAGACCCACCGGCGGATCGAGGTGATCCGCACGAATGTGGCGAAATGGACCGGACCACGCCTCTCGAAGCCGTGA
- a CDS encoding cytochrome P450: MSPPKPAPRPDRVSLWRYFQLFRQDILSAQPARLYRAKMAEFRTPFFRSYFCNTPELVDLVLRQRPRDFPKSDRIREGLAPLLRNSVFVTNGETWARQRRIIDPAFEGGKLHHSFPDMWQAGRNCVNRLAKNTSELIDIEPETSHVAADVIFRTLFSVPIEDKTAARVFESFRAHQNSAPVVNLAALLPLPRWLPRPHSRKTLQTARVIRQLIETLTRRRAEAIRAGTAPDDLATKIMTMEDPQTGTRLSTGEMVDQVAIFFLAGHETSASALAWALYLLATHPEWQERVAIEAATLPDTGAAPPMGVLKQLKISRAVFREAMRLYPPVPMFVREATCLETFREREVKPGSQIVISPWHLHRHEGLWENPDGFDPARWETENGKTCARSAYIPFSAGARVCPGAGFAMAEGVLILSMILQRFRLEAHCDRIPEPAAQLTVRSRNGIWLTLSPRQ, from the coding sequence ATGAGCCCGCCCAAACCAGCCCCACGTCCCGACCGCGTATCTTTGTGGCGCTATTTCCAGCTCTTCCGGCAGGACATCCTCTCGGCGCAGCCCGCACGGCTTTACCGTGCCAAGATGGCCGAATTCCGCACACCCTTCTTCCGCTCCTATTTCTGCAACACGCCCGAACTGGTGGATCTGGTGCTGCGCCAGCGTCCGCGCGATTTTCCGAAATCGGACCGTATCCGCGAGGGACTGGCCCCTTTGCTGCGCAATTCGGTCTTTGTGACCAATGGCGAGACATGGGCCCGCCAGCGCCGTATCATCGATCCGGCCTTCGAGGGCGGCAAGCTGCATCACAGCTTCCCCGATATGTGGCAGGCAGGGCGTAACTGCGTGAACCGCCTTGCAAAGAACACCTCGGAACTAATTGATATAGAACCAGAAACCTCCCATGTCGCGGCGGATGTGATCTTCCGCACGCTGTTCTCCGTCCCGATCGAGGACAAGACGGCGGCCCGCGTCTTCGAGAGCTTCCGAGCGCATCAGAATTCGGCTCCGGTGGTCAATCTGGCGGCCCTTCTGCCGCTGCCGCGCTGGCTGCCGCGCCCGCATTCGCGCAAGACATTGCAGACCGCCAGAGTGATCCGCCAGCTGATCGAGACCCTCACCCGAAGACGCGCCGAGGCGATCCGTGCAGGCACAGCCCCCGATGATCTGGCCACCAAGATCATGACGATGGAAGACCCGCAGACAGGCACGCGGCTGAGCACCGGCGAGATGGTCGATCAGGTGGCGATCTTCTTTCTGGCGGGGCATGAGACGTCGGCCTCGGCACTGGCCTGGGCGCTCTATCTGCTGGCGACCCATCCCGAGTGGCAGGAACGTGTGGCCATTGAGGCCGCCACCCTGCCCGACACCGGGGCCGCGCCGCCGATGGGAGTGCTCAAACAGCTCAAGATCTCGCGCGCCGTCTTCCGCGAGGCGATGCGGCTCTATCCGCCCGTGCCGATGTTTGTGCGTGAGGCCACCTGCCTCGAGACCTTCCGCGAGCGTGAGGTAAAACCCGGCTCGCAGATTGTCATCTCGCCCTGGCATCTGCACCGGCATGAAGGGCTGTGGGAGAACCCCGACGGGTTCGATCCTGCCCGCTGGGAAACCGAGAATGGCAAAACATGCGCACGTTCTGCCTATATTCCGTTCTCCGCCGGTGCGCGGGTCTGCCCCGGTGCGGGATTTGCCATGGCCGAGGGCGTGCTGATCCTGTCGATGATCTTGCAAAGGTTCCGGCTCGAGGCCCATTGCGACCGCATCCCCGAGCCTGCGGCCCAGCTGACGGTGCGCAGCCGCAACGGCATCTGGCTGACGCTGAGCCCGCGCCAGTAA
- a CDS encoding sugar porter family MFS transporter, with product MNDNSDDGVMSGKLLMIACTAALGGFLFGYDSSIINGAVDAVRNGFDLSAAAIGFTVSCALLGAMAGAWYAGVCSDKFGRVKTMMIASALLSISALGSGIAFGQWDLILWRFVGGIGVGFASVIAPAYIAEVAPKDERGRLGTMQQMAIVSGIFVALLVSAVVARVAGSAAGTLWFGMEAWRWMFLSELIPAILYGVLALRLPESPRYLVEKDRTEEARGILETIVGVRRERLDSKISKIRETLQREDSKSFADLTGGAFLFRPIVWVGILIAVFQQLVGINVIFYYSTTLWQSVGFQESDSFMISVFSSIVNIVATIIAILLIDRVGRKTLLLWGSALMTVSLGVMALAFSHANVTDGAVSLPDPWGPVALVMANVFIIGFGASWGPVMWVLLGEMFPNKIRGMALGVGGAANWLANFVVSTTFPVLSAIGLDLAYSLYAGFALISFFIVWKMVTETRGMSLEDMVEGKPSGRARQAERVAGE from the coding sequence ATGAACGATAATTCGGACGACGGAGTAATGTCCGGTAAGCTATTGATGATTGCCTGCACCGCAGCGCTTGGCGGTTTCCTGTTTGGCTATGACAGCTCGATCATCAATGGCGCAGTCGACGCCGTGCGCAATGGCTTCGATCTCTCGGCAGCGGCCATTGGCTTTACCGTGTCCTGTGCGCTCTTGGGCGCGATGGCGGGCGCGTGGTATGCGGGGGTCTGCTCCGATAAATTCGGGCGCGTGAAGACGATGATGATCGCCTCGGCGCTTCTGTCGATCTCGGCGCTTGGATCGGGGATCGCATTCGGGCAATGGGATTTGATCCTGTGGCGCTTTGTGGGCGGCATCGGCGTGGGCTTTGCCTCGGTGATCGCGCCTGCCTATATTGCCGAAGTGGCGCCCAAGGACGAGCGGGGCCGGTTGGGCACGATGCAACAGATGGCCATCGTCTCGGGCATCTTCGTGGCACTTCTGGTCAGCGCGGTGGTGGCGCGCGTTGCAGGGAGTGCCGCGGGCACGCTCTGGTTCGGTATGGAAGCTTGGCGCTGGATGTTCCTCTCCGAACTGATCCCTGCGATCCTCTATGGGGTGCTGGCGCTGCGCCTGCCGGAAAGCCCGCGCTATCTGGTCGAGAAGGACCGCACCGAGGAAGCGCGCGGCATTCTGGAAACCATCGTCGGTGTCCGCCGCGAGCGTCTCGACAGCAAGATCTCCAAGATCCGTGAGACCCTGCAACGCGAGGATAGCAAGAGCTTTGCCGATCTGACGGGCGGCGCCTTCCTGTTCCGCCCGATTGTCTGGGTAGGTATCCTGATCGCGGTCTTCCAGCAGCTCGTTGGGATTAACGTTATCTTCTACTATTCGACCACGCTCTGGCAGTCGGTGGGCTTCCAGGAGAGCGACAGCTTCATGATCTCGGTCTTTTCCTCGATCGTGAATATCGTGGCCACCATCATCGCCATCCTGCTGATCGACCGTGTGGGCCGCAAGACGCTGCTTCTATGGGGCTCGGCGCTGATGACTGTGTCGCTCGGGGTGATGGCGCTGGCCTTCAGCCACGCCAATGTGACCGACGGCGCCGTGTCGCTGCCCGATCCGTGGGGGCCTGTGGCGCTGGTCATGGCCAATGTCTTCATCATCGGCTTCGGTGCCAGCTGGGGCCCTGTCATGTGGGTGCTGTTGGGCGAGATGTTCCCCAACAAGATCCGCGGTATGGCGCTGGGTGTGGGCGGTGCAGCCAACTGGCTTGCGAATTTCGTGGTCTCCACGACTTTCCCCGTGCTTTCGGCCATCGGGCTCGATCTGGCTTATAGCCTCTATGCGGGTTTTGCACTGATCTCCTTCTTCATCGTCTGGAAGATGGTGACTGAAACGCGCGGGATGAGCCTTGAGGACATGGTCGAGGGGAAACCTTCGGGCAGGGCGCGACAGGCCGAGCGTGTTGCCGGAGAATAA
- a CDS encoding carboxypeptidase M32, with product MTAYQDLLSHLRETAALEKIAQRLSWDQETVMPRGAADDRAEETGALEAILHARRTDPRISDWLARAEARNEVEARVLDMASRDYNRAMRIPARLASELARLTSLSQGIWADARAAEDPSAFLPTFEEVVRLKREEAQALSDGRDPYDALLEAYEPGTSAKEIGRVFDRMRPRLVDLCERVAGSSVKPAALDHVFPEQAQMRLSRICASAFGYDWTRGRMDLAVHPFSTGSGNDVRITTRVVERDPFNNIYSTIHETGHACYEQAIDQAYNFTPLGAGVSMGVHESQSRIYENQLGRSRAFTGWLYQRMTEMFGDFGVADADAFFATANRVAPGYIRTEADELHYNLHIMMRFDLERDLISGKLDVMDLEEAWNTRFKADFGLVVDKPSNGFLQDVHWPVGLFGYFPTYALGNLYAGCLMKSLRGSVPDLDTSLAEGHAAPATDWLRENLQRHGGLREPVETIRTACGFTPDETPLLDYLEEKFSAIYDL from the coding sequence ATGACTGCCTATCAAGACCTGCTGTCGCATCTGCGTGAAACCGCAGCCCTCGAGAAGATCGCCCAGCGGCTGTCTTGGGATCAGGAAACGGTGATGCCGCGCGGTGCCGCCGATGACCGCGCGGAAGAGACGGGGGCCCTGGAGGCGATCTTGCATGCGCGGCGCACCGATCCGCGTATATCCGACTGGCTGGCCCGCGCCGAGGCCCGCAACGAGGTGGAAGCGCGTGTGCTGGATATGGCCTCGCGCGACTATAACCGTGCGATGCGTATTCCGGCGCGGCTGGCCTCCGAGCTGGCCCGCCTGACCTCGCTCTCCCAGGGGATCTGGGCCGATGCGCGCGCGGCAGAGGATCCTTCGGCCTTCCTGCCGACGTTTGAAGAGGTCGTGCGGCTCAAACGCGAGGAGGCGCAGGCGCTGTCAGACGGGCGTGACCCCTATGACGCGCTCCTCGAAGCCTACGAGCCCGGCACCTCCGCCAAGGAAATCGGCCGCGTGTTCGACCGGATGCGCCCGCGTTTGGTGGATCTGTGCGAGCGGGTGGCGGGGTCTTCGGTCAAGCCTGCCGCCCTCGATCATGTCTTCCCCGAACAGGCGCAGATGCGGCTCTCGCGGATCTGCGCCTCTGCCTTCGGCTATGACTGGACGCGAGGCCGGATGGATCTGGCGGTGCATCCGTTCTCGACCGGCTCGGGCAATGATGTGCGCATTACCACCCGTGTGGTCGAGCGCGACCCGTTCAATAATATCTACTCGACAATCCACGAGACGGGCCATGCCTGCTACGAACAGGCCATCGATCAGGCCTATAATTTCACGCCGCTCGGCGCGGGTGTGTCGATGGGGGTCCACGAGAGCCAGAGCCGGATCTACGAGAACCAGCTGGGCCGCTCGCGCGCCTTTACCGGCTGGCTCTATCAGCGCATGACCGAGATGTTCGGCGATTTCGGTGTGGCGGATGCAGACGCGTTCTTCGCCACCGCCAACCGTGTGGCGCCCGGCTATATCCGCACCGAGGCCGACGAGCTGCACTACAATCTGCATATCATGATGCGATTCGATCTCGAGCGGGACCTGATCTCGGGCAAGCTGGATGTCATGGATCTGGAAGAGGCATGGAACACCCGTTTCAAGGCCGATTTCGGGCTGGTTGTCGATAAGCCCTCGAACGGGTTCTTGCAGGATGTGCATTGGCCGGTGGGGCTGTTTGGCTATTTCCCGACCTATGCTCTGGGCAATCTCTATGCGGGCTGTCTGATGAAATCGCTCCGCGGGTCCGTGCCTGATCTCGATACATCGCTGGCCGAGGGGCATGCCGCGCCGGCAACCGACTGGCTGCGCGAGAATCTGCAGCGCCATGGGGGGCTACGCGAGCCGGTCGAGACGATCCGCACCGCCTGCGGATTTACCCCTGACGAGACACCGCTTCTGGATTATCTCGAAGAGAAGTTCAGCGCGATCTACGATCTCTGA
- the ctaA gene encoding heme A synthase — protein sequence MSQKRSIFEDVADATQTRAEPKGGMIDRQPKGARKWIRAWLIVIFALVVCMIALGGATRLTDSGLSITEWKPISGALPPMNETQWQAEFDNYKQIPQYELVNPNMTLEGFKGIFWWEWAHRNLGRLIGMVWALGFFGFLVAGRIPKGWVPKLLGLGALGGLQGAIGWWMVHSGLSGQMVAVASYRLATHLGIAFIILGTIAWFCLQLSRREGELLQARRMGERKLFGMGTGVMHLAFLQILLGALVAGIDAGRGYIDWPWMNGQFFPSDALNYHPLWKNFFENPGMVQFVHRMVAYLLFVFGLVTVLKARKSAHPNTRGAFMAMGAMLVLQVILGIVTVMHAAPMPLGLAHQFGAVILWVLIIRARFHARYPVVQSVRGA from the coding sequence ATGAGCCAGAAACGCAGCATTTTCGAGGACGTGGCCGATGCCACCCAGACCCGTGCCGAGCCGAAGGGCGGGATGATCGACCGCCAGCCCAAAGGCGCGCGCAAATGGATCCGCGCCTGGCTGATCGTGATCTTCGCGCTTGTGGTGTGCATGATCGCGCTCGGGGGCGCGACACGTCTGACCGATAGCGGGCTGTCGATCACCGAGTGGAAACCGATCTCGGGGGCACTGCCGCCGATGAACGAGACCCAGTGGCAGGCCGAATTCGACAATTACAAACAGATCCCGCAATACGAGCTGGTGAACCCGAATATGACGCTGGAAGGCTTCAAAGGCATCTTCTGGTGGGAATGGGCGCATCGCAACCTTGGCCGTTTGATCGGTATGGTCTGGGCGCTTGGCTTCTTCGGCTTCCTTGTCGCGGGGCGTATTCCCAAGGGATGGGTGCCGAAACTTCTGGGGCTGGGCGCGCTTGGCGGGCTGCAGGGGGCAATCGGCTGGTGGATGGTCCATTCGGGCCTGTCGGGGCAAATGGTCGCCGTGGCCTCCTACCGTTTGGCGACGCATCTGGGCATTGCCTTCATCATCCTTGGCACCATCGCATGGTTCTGCCTGCAGCTCTCGCGCCGCGAGGGCGAACTGTTGCAGGCCCGCCGGATGGGCGAGCGCAAGCTGTTCGGCATGGGCACCGGCGTGATGCATCTGGCCTTTCTGCAGATCCTGCTGGGTGCATTGGTTGCGGGTATCGATGCAGGGCGTGGCTATATCGACTGGCCGTGGATGAACGGACAGTTCTTCCCCTCGGACGCGCTCAATTACCATCCGCTCTGGAAGAACTTCTTCGAGAATCCCGGCATGGTGCAATTCGTGCACCGGATGGTGGCCTATCTGCTGTTCGTCTTCGGGCTGGTTACCGTGCTGAAAGCGCGTAAATCGGCGCATCCCAACACGCGCGGGGCCTTCATGGCGATGGGCGCGATGCTGGTTCTGCAAGTCATCCTCGGGATCGTCACGGTGATGCATGCCGCGCCGATGCCGCTGGGCCTTGCGCACCAGTTCGGGGCTGTGATCTTGTGGGTGCTGATCATCCGTGCACGCTTCCATGCGCGCTATCCGGTGGTGCAATCCGTCAGAGGAGCCTGA
- a CDS encoding RNA methyltransferase, translating into MIDQAADTKNAPKPNQPHMVLVRPQMGENIGAAARAMLNFTLNKMRIVEPRDGWPNPKAVAMASGAAGRVLDHAGVFDSVADAVADCDFVFATTARGRELPKPIYTPETAMVEAHRRIQAGQKVAVLFGPERTGLENDDIIRANAIITIPTNPEFFSLNLGQAVLLTSYEYSRHILEAEEIAPGLAGHDPASAGDVEAWGDHIEGRLEEAGFFYPPEKAPMMKRNMRNMWTRFAMTRSEVQTLHGALKQLLRGKG; encoded by the coding sequence ATGATCGATCAAGCCGCCGATACGAAAAATGCCCCGAAGCCCAACCAGCCGCATATGGTTCTGGTGCGTCCGCAGATGGGGGAGAATATCGGTGCGGCCGCCCGGGCCATGCTGAACTTCACGCTCAACAAGATGCGCATCGTCGAGCCGCGCGATGGCTGGCCGAACCCGAAAGCAGTGGCGATGGCCTCTGGCGCGGCGGGGCGTGTGCTGGATCATGCGGGCGTGTTCGACAGCGTGGCAGACGCTGTGGCCGATTGCGATTTCGTCTTTGCGACCACGGCGCGCGGGCGCGAACTGCCCAAGCCCATCTACACGCCCGAGACTGCAATGGTCGAGGCGCATCGCCGCATTCAGGCAGGGCAGAAAGTGGCCGTGCTTTTCGGCCCCGAACGCACGGGTCTGGAGAATGACGATATCATCCGTGCGAATGCCATCATCACCATTCCCACCAATCCCGAATTCTTTTCCCTGAACCTCGGGCAAGCTGTGCTGTTGACCTCCTACGAGTATTCGCGACATATTCTGGAGGCGGAGGAGATTGCTCCGGGGCTGGCGGGCCATGATCCGGCCAGCGCGGGCGATGTCGAGGCATGGGGAGATCACATCGAGGGCCGACTGGAGGAGGCAGGGTTCTTCTACCCGCCGGAGAAGGCGCCGATGATGAAGCGCAATATGCGCAATATGTGGACACGGTTCGCGATGACGCGGTCCGAGGTCCAGACGCTGCACGGGGCGCTCAAGCAGCTTCTGCGCGGCAAGGGGTAA